A single region of the Polyodon spathula isolate WHYD16114869_AA chromosome 12, ASM1765450v1, whole genome shotgun sequence genome encodes:
- the LOC121323937 gene encoding uncharacterized protein C14orf132-like: MDLSFMAAQIPVMGGAFMDSPNDDYSVDHSLFNSSASVHAAALTAQNQQEDSQPVSSDAIWLWIAIIATIGNIVVVGVVYAFTF; encoded by the exons ATGGATCTTTCATTTATGGCTGCGCAG ATTCCTGTAATGGGAGGGGCGTTTATGGATTCTCCCAATGATGATTACAGTGTGGATCACTCTTTGTTTAATTCCTCAGCCAGCGTCCATGCAGCAGCTCTCACAGCCCAGAACCAACAGGAAGATTCGCAGCCCGTCTCCAGTGATGCTATCTGGTTATGGATTGCAATCATCGCTACCATTGGAAATATCGTTGTTGTTGGGGTAGTGTAcgcctttacattttaa